In the genome of Carya illinoinensis cultivar Pawnee chromosome 13, C.illinoinensisPawnee_v1, whole genome shotgun sequence, the window CAGTGTGATCAGATCAGCATGGGAATGATTGAATGAATATCAGTTAGCTCAACAACCTTTAAAGAGGTTTGAGAGACCAACTAATGCAGAAAGGGGTGAGCAACGTTGGAAAACACCAAGGCAGAACTTGGTAAAGGCAAATTGAGATGTAGcacttgatgtaaagacaggGAAGACGGGGATGGGAAGCATCATTAGAGATGAGAAGTGGGAGGTGATGGTAGCAATTTGTGATCAAAGAAGCAATGTTGGGCAACCAGCCATAGCAGAAAGTTATGCACCAAGGAATACGATGGAAACTTGCAGTGATTTGAACTCCAGCGAAGTGATTTTGGAAGGGGATACACATTTTATAGTTAATGCAGTCAATGATGTAAATGAAGACCTTCTTACTATGGAAGCATCGTTGAGGACAAAGAAATTCTTACACGTTTGGTCTTAGTGGAAGGTGCAATTTGTACATAGGAGTGAAAACACAGTAACACATACCTTAGCAAAAGTAGCTATACACTAACATGTTGAGAAAGCTATTGTAATCGTTTGCTGGAAATATTATAATCGTTTTTTAATAAGGAAAGAAAAGCTTGAAAAAAGactgaaaaattttcatatgaaaaaaaaaaaagggaaaaaagaataaGATTGTTGAGAGTGGGATTTGAACCCACGCCCTTTCGGACCAGAACCTTAATCTGGCGCCTTAGACCAACTCGGCCATCTCAACGTTGATGTTATCGATTTCtaaattatacataataaaCTAATTAGGAAGATTTCAGCACCCACTCCCTTACCATGACGTTCTGGTCCTTACTTTTAGATGCGATTTATGAATTTCCCGTAATTCGTAAAATTTGTACGgaatgatttttctgatttgatgcttgatatcatataaaatagggtatgttgtaaatttattttattacgaAGTAAATTTAACCGACTATATAAAATCACGTCAGttaataaaattacttttatataatttttttttatgaccaTAACAGtactcatattatatataattttagagtgTACAACCTTCACGAAATAGGttactattttaaaaatagtaaataaagggaaaaatgatggcagacaataaaaaatatataaataaaattttatgtataattatttttgtatatttttttacatattttattaatatgattgattatatatttaaaaaattaatttaattaatcatattaataaatatataaaaaaatagctgTAAGTAATATTACTatgtataaaaagaaagaagaaaagtgaGAATGAATATGGGTTACCAAATTAAGGTTGAATGgatttcataaatatataaaagcctATAAAACCTAACAGCTAGGCCAAGGCCCAAGAGCGGTAAATTAAATTTTCCTGAGAATCCACGCGTACTGATTCTTTCGCACTAACtttatagaaaagaaaagataaacaaaCGAACAGTGATTTTATTGGCCATGAGCCTGTCTGTGCACACGGAATTAATCCATTTGGGTAGCATGCAGCAGCATGTCTCCAAACTTTTATTTCATGACTATTGAGCATCTATGTTCGAAGGACCAAAATCCCCTCACTGACCCGGTAGGTTTTTAATTATGCGGCCCATTGAGCTCCGGGCCCAGAAAGATGGGCCTAAAGCGAACGTCCCAAATATGTTGTGGAAGTTGGTAACGATTTACATCGCCCACGGGAGGAGATAGTATCAAATTCATACCAGCTAAAATCTTCCAACAACCTCTCAAGAACCAGACAAAGTCCAGATAAcgagagatattcaaataatgCAACCAGACTTGATTTCAAATAAGAGATCAGATTGTTGCCAGGCTCAAAGAGGCCCCTGCTCACTCTATTCATACCCATCGATGTCCACCTACCAAGTACGCGAACATTACCTCTTATCTTTTATGGAAAGGATTGAGCAACTCATTGATTTAGATATCGAAAGCATTTTATTATCTTTCAAGCCATCTCATATTTTCAGTTGCAAGCTCGTGAACAGAATTGTGAAACACGTCCAAAACATACGTATAGTCTCCCTAGGTTTGACAACACATGAACTGAACcgaatttttattaatttgttaaatGTGTTCCTAAAAATCTTCAATtcgattatttattttagactTGAAAAGTATCCGAGCCCTCTAAAGCGGTAATCCAAGCTTCGTCTCTGCACCTATAGAGTGGGAAACATGATCATGGAGACAAAAGTGCCCAATAAATTGAGTGTAAAACGATTTACGTAATTAACTTTCATAATTCTTCTGATATCTGAGTGcgctaaaaaaaatcaatcaaaaacgATTTCAACCAATAGATGCATTAATGAATTGTAGGGTGAGATTAATTGCTACACAAATGATTGCATGTCATCAAAACTTGTACATCCATAAATTTAGAAGTTAATGTGTCTATAGGTTGATTTGAGTTTGAGACATTTTAATGTTGGGAGagcataaaacaaaatttttttttttgaagactATTCGTATGGGTTCGGACCCGGCTACCTAGGTATACTTGGCTTGGAACCCAAGTTTAAAACTCGAGTTGGGTTCCAGACCAAAAATCggttaaatttaaacttttaaaattcgAAAATTCAAGTTTCGGACCGttctggattttttttaaaacaaattcctttttttgttattaattttttgtcaaaaaaaaaaaaaaaggtaatgtTGAAaggcataatatttttattttattttatctagaaGCCTATATTTCAAGAAATCATGTTAAAAATCATAATACTAATGCATCGAACATTGTCcatcataataaaaatatatcaaaatgaaaaactaaattttatgtaaaaaataactaaagttaAAAACTAATTGCCATTATAACTAAATgcatgcaaaagaaaatatatacaatatttatcaTGTAAAATGCATGTAATACACAATACaattcactatatattatatttttctgtatgtatacattatattataaaacaaaaataatgacaaaattacaatatatgaattatacAATCAGTAGCATGGTCTTCCTTCTCTCCCATCATCACTTTTATTGTAGTATTCGAACTCAGTGGCTATTTGTTAGGGTCCAGATCTGAatacagattaaaaaaaaaaaaaaacaaactactctttttatttattttttattaagaaacaAGACATTTGATCCACAACCTTGTTTTATAAATGACAGTCAAGAGACACCTTATACGCCATGTGTGCCAATTATACCAGCTGTGCCGACAGTCCTCTTTCCTGGCCAAAATTAAGCAAAAAGTACatgaaaaagataaagaaaaatgaaccTCCACAGATTTAACCAAAAGACTGGTCATTacagtaaggaaaaaaaatcctaCATTAGTCAAATAAGGATCAAATCAAGGACCataaagatggagaaagaaaatcgTTGGTAGATTATGTCTTGCGTTATGGGTTTTGTTACTCATTATTctcacatattatatttattttttaaattatttttaatattattcttcttaaattaattgaaattttttactCACTATTCACacattacatatttaataagagaaaaaaaaaattattatatgtgGTATGTACGGttgatgagtataatttttcttttggttcTGTTTGGTCtatcataatttttcttgtaactTGCCATTTTTTCCTCACACACGCGCCATGCAACCTTATTCACTCCAATTTATATCTGGCTAAATTGTTACTAAAAAAagatcaatataattatatttttcctcacTCTTGTTTAAGAATATctgtaatatttaattaaataagatgaactaaagatctctatttttttttggctaTCATTTGATCATTTGAATTTTAACGTGTCTTGCTTTGCCTTTCAGGACTAATTTTTGACTGTTCATTTGATAACCAATAAAGATGTTTTAATTTCTCTGCAATTACATAAAGTAGTAGTTATAATCTTTaaattgcttggttatttggaagaaagaaatatatatatatatatatatttatatatataagcactGTGAGGCAAACCAGATTGTTGATTCTCTTGCTGATTAATTAAGCAGGGAACTGCAGCAAGTGGAGTTCCAAAGGTTTTCTGGTCTTCAATTACTAGTATTGCATTATTTACTCATgtcaatgaaaaagaaaagaaattaaatcatGTAATTGGGTTTGATATCCAACAATCAACAGCCAAAGTGGGTTTGGTTATAACTTATCATACAtgatgagatgaatttaattaattaattagctgaGTTTTGGTGCTGTTTGTTTCCAGTTTGGTTTCCAACATAAGACCAAGGTTCTGGTCCTGCCCATTAATTTCAACATAGAGCAGAGGGCAAGGGTAATATGCTATTTTTCCCATTCcacttctttttatatattcatttgttttatgtatttataaatataaggcATTTTGTCTTTGCGTTTATTTGTCTATTTTTTGTGCTTAgaaaatgtttatttatttttcctttgtaaCTAAACAgatctaacccataaaaatactcctcaaacattcaaccacaataataacaaataatctAAGCTAAACAAAAATCTAACAAATACCACCACACACCAATGTCACAAAGAATCCATGAGTTATAAAagctcaacaaagagaaagatagatatatatatatatatatagagagagagagagagagagagagagagagagagagagagagagagagagagagagagagagagagagagagagagagagagagagagagagagagagagagagagagagagagagagagagagagatatgaagAGTCTAAGGTGAAGAGTCTAAGGTCAGAAGGGTTTCGATGTAAGAGTAAAGGGTTTGGATGTATCATAACGATGCCGTTTTGATAAACCAGAACAACGCCATTTTGATAAACATATGTTTGGGTGTATTACTCGGGTTTCATTATGTGGTTACTGGCTCAACTTTAGATTCCAAACCAAGCTGGGAAAATATCCAATCCAGATGAACAATCCTACTTTTTGGGATgtgttttttcttaatatagTTGTGAATATTGTTAATGAGCACCCCATAtggattatttatttacaaTATCTTTTATCAGAGACGTTCAcaaggaaataaaattaaaaaaaaaatatgtcacCAGTTTGCACTAGATGCAACCTTAAGTTTTGAATTAGCTAGAGTGCTAACTACCAAGTATGGATATTGATGCATGTTTCGGATATCAGATTGCAAAATGATATGATCTAGGAGATTAATTTCTACCCTTTTTGAAGGTCTAAAGCTTGAGATTATTGCACTAGACAGAAAGTATATCGGCTCGATGACGTACATTTACAAGCCCTAACATATGTAAATATATCTTGATGTTCATGTTAAACCACACCCCCacgcccaaaaaaaaaaaaaaaaggcggaAAAGGGGGTGTCACTTTGCTTGGAAGGTGCACGTACGTACACAAAGTGGGACACAAAAGAAGCCATTATTTATTGAGAGGGAAAAGACAGTAAAAGCGCCAAGAGTCACAGAAACTAGTGGGcacttagatttttattttgaataattctGGTTGCAAGCCCCGCCCCAGGGACTGGATTGCAAGCCTTAAATGAAACAGTGCGTTTCAGTTATATTAAATGAAACGCACTGtttcaattgaaaaagaaaacatacaGATAGCAGCCCCCCAGCCCTCCCTAGCTGTTCCTTCTTCAGATTTATCACTGCCCATCAAACGAACCCCGGCCCCATCACGGCACTGGCCAGATTTCGCTCGTGGCCGTACGTCGGTTTCCGTTTGCTAAGGGTTTGAAAATACGGTAAATCCTTTCGGGTATCCCTTCCCATTCCTCtgattttggttttgaatttGAATCCGTGTGATACTATCCATTTGGTTTCAAAATAATTTCGAAATCTATGAGTATATTTAACCAATTTTGTAGATTTTGTGTATTGTTAAGCTATGCTATTCTAGAAACAGTTGGACATTGTTGTATAATGGGTGATTAGAGACTGCCGAAACAATGTAGCCCAAAATGTTACCCGTAATGCATGCCAAGTGTTTGTGTAAATGCTTAGTAGAGAGACTCTTTCTCAATCCAGCTGGGTTTGTTACAATGGAAGAGATATTGctaattaatgcatgcatgtgtacGTAAAGGATACATCTAGATCAAAAACGGTTAAAGTGTTTCTTAATGAGGAAAACAATTTAATACAGTtcattgtaaatttgtaatagcTATTTATCAAGGAAACCTGCTAGGAAGAGCTCCATAAGCATGCTGCATTCGCCCAAGAAAGCCCTTAGATATAGTTGGTCCCCCAATACGAACATAAGGTGCCATCATACCAACCAAAGCAACACAAACCACCAACCCAACCGTGAGATCTGCAACATACAACTTAAATTCTGCCCAAAAGTCTTTGCCTCTCTTTTGAACTTCCGCAAAATTGgcacaacaaaaatcaatgacAATCTGCATCACACGAAACCATTGATGATATGTTTCTTATACCACTATCTGGAAATGTGAAAACCACATTAAAAATGCCATAAGCTATTACACAACTGGGGGCCCCCAAGTATGACTAGTTAAGAGTAAAACAGGAAGTTGGCCACAACTTTGAAAGTGCCTTCAGACTCAAAAGAACAGGATGGATACTTGGCAGTCTAAGGCttagtttggataatgagttgatcttaactcatctaatcattacaactttctcaaatttccaaacaaaatacaataaccaattcaactttttcaaatcccaaaacaaaaacaatattctaataatatgttattaactttaaactttcatctcatctcatctcaatattttattcaagttaCCTACTGCATAAATGCCTTATTAAGTACTTCTATACCTTGTAGTTACATACAataatgggtaatttatttcaTGGCATCGACCAACTTAATGCATGAGTTATCTATTTATATTTTCCAGACACGAGTTGATTAGTAGTAGACATGGCGCAGAAGTATGTCTACCATTCAGTTACAAATACACTTGCATAcaaattagaagaaaatgaagactAACAAACCTCTGTTCCaactttaaagagaaaggatgGATCAGCCAACATTCGATTTCGAAGCATAGAGCACGACttcatatatgtatttatcattCCCATGAATATGTTTATATCTAATTACATTAATGTTGACTGGAAAGTGCCCTAGAGTAAAAAGTTCAATTAAAACCCTAGAGTAAAAAGTTCAATTAAAAGTACAgggagtaattttttttttttgataagtaaaaattttattcatcaaatgcAATAGGCTAAGCCCATGTACATAGAatgtatataaaagaaatacctaaatacattctaataCTAGAAAAACGAgaacaaaaactcatgaacaaCCCCTCCATTAAGAACAATAGCTGAAACCAACTAGCCTGAAATTAGAAAGTCAGTTTTTAAAAGCCAGATGACTCAAAGTGATATGAAACTGGTAACTATGCACAATTTCcttgatttgataatttgaAAGATTCTGTTTATGCAAACACTGCTTTATCCTTGATTTGATTCAACTAAAAGTTAACTGCACTTTGGTTGTGAAATAGTGCCTTCCTTTCTTTCAGAAGCTGATTATCTAATTAGTATACTTTGGTTGTGAACTTTTTTCTCTTAATGTAGATTTTCAAAGTTTTGATATGCAATGTCCTCATCACATGCTTCATCATCTTCGAACACCCCTCCAAAATGTTTATGGGGGAGATGACACGTCTAAAATTGTCGAACACCCCTAGAAATCCAAGGCTACCTTTTTATTCGTGTCCCAATTACAATAGAGAGGTAAATATTGTATATGTTTGTGCTATGTTTTTTCAAATATTGAACTTGATATTTTAATTCCCATAATTAATCATCATAAGTTGTTTGCTGCTGTAGGGAAGGCCATATTGCTAGTATTTTTTATGGGCAGATATCGAAGTGGAAAATGAAGCTAAAGTTTCCTGTGAAAGAGAACGTCACAtcgaagagaaaaaagaacaactCCTAAAATGGGAGGAAGAACTccaaaaaagggaagaagaactCGTCTCCGATCAGGATGAGCTTCATGCTGTAATAAACAATGATAACAATCCATGCATGCGACCGTGCATGTATTGGGGACTTgcaattatattattttgttgttggataGGATCAAGAACAATTGAAGATTAAGTAAAGTGTAACAAAAAGTGTAATGTTGTTAAGTAGGTTGTAATAGATTGGTTTGTCACCTTTTTGAATCCGTGTACAAGGGACAAACCCATCAGTTATGTATGAAACTCGTCAGATTTTGTGTTATCTAATGTGAACGTCGCACTATGTATTTTGGATTACTATGTATTCAAGGGTAAAAATGTTTACCATGGTAAATAGTTCATGccgaaattttgaaaatatctgGTAATTGGTTCAAGTATCCAACGTCTATTTTATGCATTAAGTTGTCCCAGTATAAATATGAGTGCAAATCATAAAGCTAAAGAGACCATgaacttttgaacaacaaacaGACTTTGTGGAATCTAAGTCttcaaatttcattaaataaatcaaaccCATCAACAGTCTACAATGTAAATACACAATCCAAACCCATCAAATCTCATTAATACAAAAGTCTACATTGTCTTCTATAGCAGTCTACAATGTCTTCCATTAATCAACATGAGGGCCATGCATTTTGAAGTTCTCCTGCAAGAAGTTCAtgcaatatttaaaatcatGCAAATTATATAGAATGATTTGTTCAAAAGACAGATGCAATAGAGAGTATTAAGCTAAAGTTACCTGAGAAATAACACTTTGTTGTATACCAGGCAATTGCGATGGTACACTTTGTGGTGTACCAATTTGGTTTACTAAATTTGCGGCGTTTAGTACATCTTTCATATGTGATGTTGCCTACATTTAGATAGTCATTGGTTAAAATTCAGCATAACTTAAATGCTCTAAAACTATATCAAAATCGAAATATTTAAATCTTCTTACATTTTTTCTCTGTCGCTTGCCACCAACTTTATTCTTGGTTTACAACTTCTCTATGGTAGGTTGTTTCCTCTTTGATGGGGGCCTCCCTTTGCCTCTGACAACACGAGGACTCAacacttttttcaaacttccagtTTCAGCATCAGCGGAAATATGAGTGCTTGCAATAGTCACTTGGGACTTTGTTTTAGTATAAATCGAATTCATTGCCTTAAGCTTCTCTGTCATATCCAGGGAATTTTCTTCGCTTTCACATGCATTTGTAGCTACttcataacatatttttatcaaTCCAGAGTACTGAGTAACAGCTGGTTTACCACTCAAGTCATCGTAACTGCTTCGAATGAGAACATATCTACGTTTAATGtccttcctccacctctccaTAATGTACTTCTCTGGCAACACTTGGACATCCCTTGCAGCGAATATTGAAAGCATGTGCCTACATATAattcctctcatctcaaataacCCACACATGCACTTCGCCTCACACTCTTCTTCATTAAAGTACGCCTGCACAGTTGACTTCTTGATGCCGTCTTCAACCTCTCGACTATCATTAACTTGATACGTGGTAATAGCCCATTCTGTTTTTATGATAACACAGTGAGAGTAGATAATCCTCATTACCTCTGACTACACTTCCTTAAATTTTGAATTCGTGTACACTGCCTGAAATTTTTTCTCCAAGGGTAAATGAGATATACAAGGTACTGTGGCATTGAATGAGTGAAAATTCGCTGCCATCTCATTTTCTACTTTCTTCCTCAGTGCATTGTCGAATTGATCGACGAATTCTTTCAATGTAGTCCCTGAATGTACATATCCATCAAAGAAggcattcatgctctcactcCTCTGAGTTGTGCTCATCTCGGcccaaaatgtatttttcaGGTATACAGGAACCCAATACATTCGCTCATTATAGAGACTTTGAAGCCAtgcattttccttcaaattgtAGGTATCAGTAAATACCTCCCAAGACGTCTCAAACTCTTCAGAAGTCTGAGAATCATAAACACATCTCTGCAATCCACTTtttaaaccagacttaaattcAGCATATGAACCCAACTTCTCTTGTAATTTTCTCATTATGTGCCACAAACAATATCTATCTCGAGTATTTGGAAAGACTATTACtatagcatttttcatggcCCGGTCTTGATCAGTAATGATAGCTTTTGGCGCCCTCCCATCCATGCATTTCAACCAAGTGTCAAATAACCAAACAAATGTTTCAGTATTTTCACTTGATATCAAACTCGCTCCCAAAAGTATTGACTGACCATGGTGGTTAACACCAACAAACGGGGCAAATGGCATACCATATCTATTTGTTAGGTATGTTGTATCAAATGTcacaacatccccaaaatactcataCGCTGCTCTGCTGCGTGCATCGGCCCATAAGACATTTTTTAATCGACCATCATCATCCAAATCCATCGATGAGTAAAACCCATCATTCTTATACTGCATTCTCTCAAAATAATCACGAAGTGCATCAGCACCTCCTTTGCCAAGTCTAAGGTGTCAAGCTTTGTCAATATAATTCCGGGcatctttttcaataaatgaaaGTTTCTCAAAACCACCAGCCTCGACAACCAATGCGTTAAAACTTTTGGATATACCTATGCCTGCCTTGTCGTTAATATCTATCTGCCTCTTTACGAAATCATCAATTGCATGATTACATCTAAAAAATCTTGCCTTTTGTGGACTTAACCCATGGTTATGTGCATTGCAGACAGTAGTTATACGTAAGACACCATCAGCCAAAACTGCATTAATTCTCGCCTTAAAATTAGTCTTTGTTGTTGGGCGGGGTTTAGAAATGTTGGTAATACATTTTCTTGCCTTACCACTACGAGCACAACCAAGTGTTACATATCTAACACTCCCATCATCTTCCCTTTTACTTCTTTGTGTCATTATGCCGAATCCAGCCTGTCTCCCATATTGCTTGTAGTAGTAAATGAGTTCTTTCTCAGTTTTAAAAAACATCCCCGGCGTTGGCTCTGAAACCCCACCATCACCATCATCATTTCCCAGTGTTGGACATGAAaccccatcatcatcatttcccgGCGTTGGTTCTGAAACCCCATCAACATCATTTCCTGAGGTTGGCTCTGAAATACCATCATTATTATTTCCCGGTGTTGGCTCTAAAACcaccacatcatcatcatcattcccCAACACTACACCATGAT includes:
- the LOC122291094 gene encoding protein FAR1-RELATED SEQUENCE 5-like; translated protein: MQYKNDGFYSSMDLDDDGRLKNVLWADARSRAAYEYFGDVVTFDTTYLTNRYGMPFAPFVGVNHHGQSILLGASLISSENTETFVWLFDTWLKCMDGRAPKAIITDQDRAMKNAIVIVFPNTRDRYCLWHIMRKLQEKLGSYAEFKSGLKSGLQRCVYDSQTSEEFETSWEVFTDTYNLKENAWLQSLYNERMYWVPVYLKNTFWAEMSTTQRSESMNAFFDGYVHSGTTLKEFVDQFDNALRKKVENEMAANFHSFNATVPCISHLPLEKKFQAVYTNSKFKEV
- the LOC122291095 gene encoding putative protein FAR1-RELATED SEQUENCE 10; amino-acid sequence: MEKGEECTSARRPLFFVENSNYMDTPTPGDDEVVIDNHGVVLGNDDDDVVVLEPTPGNNNDGISEPTSGNDVDGVSEPTPGNDDDGVSCPTLGNDDGDGGVSEPTPGMFFKTEKELIYYYKQYGRQAGFGIMTQRSKREDDGSVRYVTLGCARSGKARKCITNISKPRPTTKTNFKARINAVLADGVLRITTVCNAHNHGLSPQKARFFRCNHAIDDFVKRQIDINDKAGIGISKSFNALVVEAGGFEKLSFIEKDARNYIDKA